The Cyanobacteriota bacterium genomic interval CCTAGGTTATAGCTCTCAACAATGTCTCGCTCTTCGCTGGAGGAAGTTAGCACCACAACCGGCAAGAGACGAGTGGGGGGATGGGCGCGGATGCGGCGCAACACCTCTAGCCCATCGATTTTAGGAAGTTTCAAATCTAGCATGACGACGGTTGGTAGAAGATTAGCTGAAAACAGCATGGTTAGGGCTTCTTCTCCATTGCGGGCAATGTGAATTGGGTTGGTAATCCTGCCACGACGTAAGGCGCGCAGGGTCAGGGCTTCATCATCGGAGTTGTCTTCCACCAACAGGATGGGACGCACGATCGTCATGGCTGATCTCCTGGAGGCAGAGACATGGTGGGAATCGTGAAGTAGAAAGTGGCACCTTGTTCAACAGCAGCCTCTGCCCAAATCTGCCCACCGTGACGATGAATAGCCCGTTGCACCGCAGCTAGCCCCACGCCTGTGCCTGGAAACTCCGTGGTGTTGTGTAACCGTTGGAACACGCCAAACAGCATGTTGGCAAAGGCCATATCAAAGCCAGCGCCGTCATCGCGAACGAAGTAAACTAGGCGATCGTCGCGGGTGAAACTACCAACTTCAATGCAGGCCGTAGGGTGATGACTAGTAAACTTCCAGGCGTTGTGTAACAGATTAGTCAGCACAACCCGCATAAGGGTAGCATCAGCCGTAACGATTAGGCTCGGTGCAACATGGCAGGTTACTGCTCGCTCTGGAGAAGTTGCCTGTAACTCGTCTAGGATAGATTGCGCCATAGCACTGAGGTCAACGGTGGTATACCGGATATTTACCCGCGATACCCTCGACAAGTTGAGCAAATCCTCAATGAGGCTGCCCATGCGGCTGACATTTTTCCGGATGCGATCGAAGTAGTC includes:
- a CDS encoding response regulator produces the protein MTIVRPILLVEDNSDDEALTLRALRRGRITNPIHIARNGEEALTMLFSANLLPTVVMLDLKLPKIDGLEVLRRIRAHPPTRLLPVVVLTSSSEERDIVESYNLGANSYVRKPVDIDQFMTAVGQLGLYWALINEPLPGGL